One Vigna unguiculata cultivar IT97K-499-35 chromosome 7, ASM411807v1, whole genome shotgun sequence genomic region harbors:
- the LOC114191413 gene encoding alpha-ketoglutarate-dependent dioxygenase abh1-like, with the protein SRSSLCFYCKILFEIGKILFEIGKIEKHEEWTKGSVLRPGMVLLKNFISHDEQVNIVKVCRELGLGLGGFYQPEHANAAKLQLKMMCLGMDWNPRTYKYGNKRVFDGSIPPSIPIHFSKLVRRAIHEAQSLTKKKYRACKLEDVLPSMTPDICVVIFYTENGKLGLHQDRVESRESLRKGLPVVSFSIGDSADFLYGDVRNAHKAERVILEYGDVLIFGGESRRVFHSVRSVLPNSA; encoded by the exons AGCCGTTCAAGTTTATGCTTTTATTGTAAGATACTGTTTGAAATTGGTAAGATACTGTTTGAAATTGGTAAAATTGAGAAGCATGAGGAATGGACAAAAGGGTCGGTATTGAGACCTGGGATGGTTCTCTTGAAAAATTTCATAAGCCATGATGAACAg GTGAACATAGTGAAAGTTTGTCGTGAACTTGGCCTTGGCCTTGGAGGATTTTATCAACCAGAACATGCAAATGCAGCGAAACTTCAATTGAAGATGATGTGTCTTGGTATGGATTGGAATCCTCGGACCTATAAGTATGGAAATAAACGAGTATTTGATGGCAGCATTCCACCTAGTATTCCCATTCACTTCAGTAAATTAGTTAGAAGAGCAATACATGAAGCTCAGTCTCTGactaaaaagaaatatagaGCATGTAAATTGGAGGACGTTCTTCCTTCTATGACTCCTGATATTTGCGTTGTCATTTTTTATACAGAAAATGGAAAGCTTGGTCTTCATCAA GATCGTGTTGAAAGCAGAGAAAGTCTTCGAAAAGGGTTGCCTGTTGTGTCTTTCTCTATAGGTGATTCAGCAGATTTTTTGTATGGAGATGTGAGGAATGCACATAAGGCAGAGAGGGTAATACTAGAATATGGAGATGTGCTAATATTTGGTGGTGAATCTCGACGTGTTTTTCATAGCGTGCGATCAGTTTTACCAAATTCAGCTTGA
- the LOC114189904 gene encoding alpha-L-fucosidase 1-like, protein MVRFRLWWCSLLITFTVLFQELRFCSGWNVQTPTPPLPILPLPTYSQIKWQQREIIMFLHFGVNTFTDREWGTGQENPAIFNPTSLNTTQWATVAADAEISLMILTAKHHDGFCLWPSKYTDHSVIRSPWEGGKGDVVEDFVNAATAKGIDVGIYLSPWDRHDPRYGNDLLYNQYYLAQLQELLKKYQNVREIWFDGAKGAQAKNMSYYFSDWFSMVKELQSSINIFSDAGPDVRWVGEETGSAGYTCWSTINRTSLSIGNSTITPYLSSGDPKGTDWLPAECDVSIRPGWFWHESESPKKLSELLDIYYNSVGRNCVLLLNVPPNKSGLITDVDAQRLKEFRTAINTIFRRNLAEDCFVKVSSQRGGFGAEKMVDSDHLWSYWTPKDDDGEKDHWIEIWARDGNFLRFNVISIQEAIGLGQRIKRHEIYADGKLMVKATTVGYKRLHRLDEGEVQARVVRIKIRESKAVPLISSIGLYFDPFWHSKITVT, encoded by the exons ATGGTTAGGTTTAGGCTATGGTGGTGTTCTCTCTTGATTACATTCACGGTCTTATTTCAAGAGCTCAGATTTTGCAGTGGTTGGAATGTGCAAACCCCAACACCCCCTTTGCCAATTCTCCCTCTCCCGACATACTCCCAGATTAAATGGCAACAGAGGGAGATCATAATGTTCCTCCACTTTGGTGTCAACACATTCACCGATAGAGAATGGGGCACTGGACAGGAAAACCCAGCAATCTTCAACCCCACAAGCCTCAACACAACCCAGTGGGCCACTGTGGCAGCAGATGCAGAAATTTCGTTGATGATACTAACTGCTAAACACCATGATGGCTTCTGCCTTTGGCCTTCCAAATACACTGATCATTCTGTCATCAGAAGCCCCTGGGAAGGTGGCAAGGGTGATGTTGTTGAAGATTTTGTCAATGCAGCCACTGCAAAAGGAATTGATGTAGGGATCTACCTTTCACCTTGGGATAGACATGACCCTAGATATGGTAATGATTTGCTTTACAACCAGTATTACTTGGCTCAATTGCAAGAGTTGCTCAAGAA GTATCAAAATGTGAGAGAAATTTGGTTCGATGGAGCAAAGGGTGCCCAGGCAAAAAACATGTCCTATTATTTTTCAGATTGGTTTTCTATGGTGAAGGAGTTGCAGAGCTCCATCAATATCTTCTCCGATGCCGGTCCTGATGTGAGGTGGGTGGGAGAAGAAACAGGTTCTGCAGGATACACGTGTTGGTCTACCATTAATCGAACCTCGTTGTCGATTGGAAATTCCACCATCACTCC GTATTTGAGCAGTGGTGATCCAAAAGGGACAGATTGGCTGCCAGCGGAATGTGATGTCTCGATTCGACCGGGATGGTTTTGGCATGAGTCAGAATCACCAAAAAAGCTGAGCGAGTTGCTTGATATTTATTACAACTCAGTTGGGAGAAACTGTGTTTTACTTCTCAATGTGCCTCCAAATAAAAGTGGCCTTATAACCGATGTTGATGCTCAAAGATTGAAAGAGTTTAGAACTGCAATTAATACTATTTTTCGACGGAATCTTGCTGAAGATTGTTTTGTTAAAGTTAGTAGCCAAAGGGGGGGTTTTGGAGCAGAAAAGATGGTAGACAGTGACCACTTGTGGTCCTATTGGACCCCAAAAGACGATGATGGTGAAAAGGACCATTGGATTGAAATTTGGGCAAGGGATGGGAATTTTTTGAGATTCAACGTGATTTCAATACAAGAGGCAATTGGACTTGGTCAAAGGATCAAACGGCATGAAATCTATGCGGATGGTAAATTGATGGTGAAAGCAACAACGGTGGGTTACAAGAGGCTTCATAGGCTTGATGAGGGTGAGGTGCAGGCTCGTGTTGTGAGGATCAAAATCAGAGAATCAAAAGCAGTGCCTCTTATTTCTTCTATTGGTTTGTATTTTGATCCTTTTTGGCACTCTAAAATTACCGTCACCTGA